One window of the Microvirga mediterraneensis genome contains the following:
- a CDS encoding polyphosphate kinase 2 family protein, producing the protein MAEQERTLMNKLRVEPGGKVRLKDLNPRDKSLFKDEEETKAATAALAKDIDILQDRLYAEGSRALLVILQGTDTSGKDGTIRGVFNATGPLGVSVHAFGPPSRIELQHDYLWRVHEACPRRGTIGIFNRSHYEDVLIGKVRKLAPEKAIEQRYEQINAFEKILAENGTTILKFMLHISKDEQKERLQERLDDPAKHWKFNPSDLEDRQHWDEYQEAYEIMLNRCSTPWAPWHIIPADRKWVRNAAIASIVKATLEEMDPQYPKVSWNPGDFKIE; encoded by the coding sequence ATGGCGGAACAGGAACGGACCTTGATGAACAAGCTTCGGGTCGAACCCGGCGGGAAGGTTCGGCTGAAGGACCTGAACCCTCGGGACAAATCGCTCTTCAAGGACGAGGAGGAGACGAAGGCCGCAACGGCGGCTCTCGCCAAGGACATCGACATCCTGCAGGACCGGCTCTACGCGGAGGGGTCTCGCGCCCTGCTCGTGATCCTGCAAGGCACCGATACGTCGGGCAAGGACGGCACGATTCGCGGCGTCTTCAACGCGACCGGGCCGCTGGGAGTCTCGGTCCATGCGTTCGGCCCGCCTTCGCGGATCGAGCTGCAGCACGACTATCTCTGGCGCGTTCATGAGGCCTGCCCCAGGCGCGGCACCATCGGCATCTTCAACCGCTCGCATTACGAGGACGTGCTGATCGGCAAGGTCAGGAAGCTCGCGCCGGAAAAGGCCATCGAGCAGCGCTACGAGCAGATCAACGCGTTCGAGAAGATACTCGCGGAGAACGGCACGACCATTCTCAAGTTCATGCTGCACATCTCGAAGGATGAGCAGAAGGAGAGGCTGCAGGAGCGCCTGGACGATCCTGCGAAGCACTGGAAGTTCAACCCGAGCGACCTGGAGGACCGGCAGCACTGGGACGAGTACCAGGAGGCCTACGAGATCATGCTCAATCGCTGCTCGACGCCCTGGGCGCCCTGGCACATCATCCCCGCCGACCGGAAATGGGTCCGCAACGCGGCCATCGCCTCCATCGTCAAGGCGACCCTGGAGGAGATGGATCCGCAATACCCGAAAGTCTCCTGGAACCCGGGAGACTTCAAGATCGAGTGA
- a CDS encoding glutathione S-transferase family protein: MLSLYYYPGNASLLPHMMLREIGAEFELRLVDRGHNAQKSAEYLKLNPSGRIPVLVDDDLVLFETAAIALHLADKFPEAGLAPAVGTAERATFYKWMMHLSNTPQAEYRAWFYPHEHVIDEAAAPSVKQAAGERLDRMFDVISGQLGDKTWLLGERFSAADLFLFMLIRWGRGMPRPPRSIPNLNALAERVLARPAVQKALEVEGIKAPFF; the protein is encoded by the coding sequence ATGCTGTCACTCTACTATTATCCCGGCAATGCCAGCCTCCTGCCGCACATGATGCTGCGGGAAATCGGGGCGGAGTTCGAGCTGCGCCTCGTCGATCGCGGCCATAACGCCCAGAAAAGCGCCGAGTATCTCAAGCTCAATCCAAGCGGGCGCATTCCGGTCCTCGTCGACGATGATCTGGTCCTGTTCGAGACGGCCGCCATCGCCCTCCACCTCGCCGACAAGTTCCCGGAAGCGGGCCTTGCGCCGGCGGTCGGAACCGCCGAGCGGGCCACGTTCTACAAGTGGATGATGCACCTCTCGAATACGCCCCAGGCGGAATATCGTGCGTGGTTCTACCCGCACGAGCACGTCATCGACGAGGCCGCCGCGCCGAGTGTCAAGCAGGCCGCAGGTGAGCGCCTCGACCGGATGTTCGACGTAATTTCCGGGCAGCTCGGCGACAAGACCTGGCTCCTCGGCGAGCGCTTCTCCGCCGCCGATCTTTTCCTCTTCATGCTGATCCGCTGGGGCCGCGGCATGCCGCGTCCGCCACGCAGCATCCCGAACCTCAACGCCCTCGCCGAGCGCGTGCTCGCACGGCCAGCCGTTCAGAAGGCGCTCGAGGTGGAGGGGATCAAGGCTCCGTTCTTCTGA
- the ligD gene encoding non-homologous end-joining DNA ligase, giving the protein MAKLAAYRAKRDFAKTSEPAGKTSRRRGASFVVQKHDASRLHYDFRLELDGVLKSWAVAKGPSLVKGEKRLAVHVEDHPLDYGDFEGTIPEGQYGGGTVLLWDRGTWEPEGDPREGYEKGRLTFRLDGEKLHGTWHLVRMAKRPREKQESWLLIKAEDGYARSEGDPDILDEAPLSVKTGRSLEEIAPGRKAKNSAEKKAPPAKSNKPAKRASSKSKESDSVSAEVAGVSLTHPDRVLWEDQGLTKLELAEFYFGIQDWLLPHLINRPLTLIRCPGGTEKKCFVQRHSWAGMSSFIHQDMVPDGKSTSEVLTVRDIQGVVALVQSGALEMHVWGATLADLEHPDRLVFDFDPGDGVEWPEVIEGALAVRERLKTVGLESFVKTTGGKGLHVVVPLKPKAPWKDALVFTRDLAEAMAADEPDRYTTTSVKQEREGRIFIDYLRNNREASAIAPYSTRSRAGAPVATPVAWEELTHDLKPNGFTVKNLSERLASLKRDPWADLSKVDQVLPARRPSKRTSRKT; this is encoded by the coding sequence ATGGCAAAGCTCGCAGCCTATCGCGCCAAGCGCGACTTCGCGAAAACCTCCGAGCCGGCGGGAAAGACCTCCCGCCGCCGAGGCGCCTCCTTCGTCGTGCAGAAGCACGATGCCTCCCGCCTGCATTACGATTTCCGCCTCGAACTCGACGGGGTCCTCAAGAGCTGGGCGGTGGCCAAGGGGCCGAGCCTCGTCAAGGGCGAGAAGCGCCTCGCGGTCCATGTGGAGGATCATCCGCTCGATTACGGCGACTTCGAAGGCACGATCCCGGAAGGCCAATATGGCGGCGGCACCGTTCTGCTGTGGGATCGGGGGACCTGGGAACCGGAAGGCGATCCTCGCGAAGGCTACGAGAAGGGCCGCCTCACCTTCCGCCTCGACGGCGAGAAGCTGCACGGAACATGGCATCTGGTCCGCATGGCGAAGCGTCCGCGCGAGAAGCAGGAATCCTGGCTTCTGATCAAGGCAGAGGACGGCTATGCTCGCAGCGAGGGCGATCCGGACATTCTCGACGAAGCGCCTCTCTCGGTGAAGACGGGCCGCTCGCTGGAGGAAATCGCCCCGGGACGGAAGGCGAAGAATTCTGCGGAGAAAAAGGCGCCGCCTGCAAAATCGAACAAGCCTGCGAAGCGGGCATCGTCGAAGTCCAAGGAATCCGACAGCGTTTCAGCGGAAGTCGCAGGCGTTTCCCTCACCCATCCTGACCGCGTGCTGTGGGAGGATCAGGGGCTGACCAAACTGGAATTGGCGGAGTTCTATTTCGGCATCCAGGATTGGCTCCTGCCGCATCTGATCAACCGCCCTCTCACGCTCATCCGCTGTCCCGGCGGGACGGAGAAGAAATGCTTCGTGCAGCGCCATTCCTGGGCGGGCATGAGTTCCTTCATTCACCAGGACATGGTGCCGGACGGAAAGAGCACGTCGGAAGTCCTGACGGTTCGCGACATCCAGGGCGTCGTTGCCCTCGTCCAGTCGGGCGCGCTGGAAATGCACGTGTGGGGCGCGACTCTGGCCGACCTCGAACATCCCGACCGGCTCGTGTTCGATTTCGATCCGGGCGACGGGGTGGAGTGGCCGGAGGTGATCGAAGGGGCTTTGGCCGTCCGCGAACGTTTGAAAACCGTCGGGTTGGAAAGCTTCGTGAAGACGACCGGCGGCAAAGGCCTGCACGTGGTCGTGCCGCTCAAGCCGAAGGCTCCCTGGAAGGATGCTCTCGTATTCACACGGGACCTCGCCGAAGCCATGGCGGCCGACGAGCCGGATCGCTACACGACCACTTCGGTCAAGCAGGAGCGCGAGGGCAGAATCTTCATCGACTACCTGCGCAACAATCGCGAGGCATCGGCGATTGCCCCCTACTCGACGCGCTCGCGAGCCGGCGCTCCCGTGGCCACGCCGGTTGCCTGGGAGGAGCTGACTCATGATCTCAAGCCCAACGGGTTCACCGTCAAGAACCTGAGCGAGCGCCTCGCCTCGCTGAAGCGCGATCCCTGGGCGGATCTCAGCAAGGTCGACCAAGTCCTGCCTGCGCGACGCCCCTCGAAGCGAACGTCGCGCAAGACCTAA